One Pseudomonas sp. AN-1 genomic region harbors:
- the cysZ gene encoding sulfate transporter CysZ produces the protein MPIQTLSGPGYLAAGLRLILSPGLRRFVLLPLTVNLLLFVALIVLAVQQFGFWVEALMPTLPQWLAFLEYLLWPLFVALVLLILFFGFTLLANLIAAPFNGFLAEKVEAVVRGRDVAPPFSWGELLAMIPRTLGRELRKLAYLLPRALALLVLSLIPGLNLLAAPLWLLFGVWMMAVQYIDYPADNHKMGWDDMLAWLRAKRWQSLGFGAATYAALLVPGLNILLMPAAVAGATVFWVREDGASRLVVASR, from the coding sequence ATGCCTATCCAGACCCTCTCCGGCCCCGGCTACCTCGCCGCCGGCCTGCGCCTGATCCTCAGCCCCGGCCTGCGCCGCTTCGTCCTGCTGCCGCTGACCGTCAACCTGCTGCTGTTCGTCGCCCTGATCGTGCTGGCGGTGCAGCAGTTCGGCTTCTGGGTCGAGGCGCTGATGCCGACCCTGCCGCAGTGGCTGGCCTTCCTCGAATACCTGTTGTGGCCGCTGTTCGTGGCGCTGGTGCTGCTGATCCTGTTCTTCGGCTTCACCCTGCTGGCCAACCTGATCGCCGCACCGTTCAACGGCTTCCTCGCCGAGAAGGTCGAGGCGGTGGTGCGCGGCCGCGACGTCGCGCCGCCGTTCAGCTGGGGCGAGCTGCTGGCGATGATCCCGCGCACCCTCGGCCGCGAGCTGCGCAAGCTGGCCTACCTGCTGCCGCGGGCGCTGGCGCTGCTGGTGCTGTCGCTGATTCCGGGGCTGAACCTGCTCGCCGCGCCGCTGTGGCTGCTGTTCGGCGTGTGGATGATGGCGGTGCAGTACATCGACTACCCAGCGGACAACCACAAGATGGGCTGGGACGACATGCTCGCCTGGCTGCGCGCCAAGCGCTGGCAGAGCCTGGGCTTCGGTGCCGCCACCTACGCGGCGCTGCTGGTGCCGGGGCTGAACATCCTGCTGATGCCGGCGGCGGTGGCCGGGGCGACGGTGTTCTGGGTGCGCGAGGACGGCGCCTCACGACTGGTCGTCGCCAGCCGCTGA
- a CDS encoding acyltransferase, with protein sequence MLRLLPAPLRGLLSGLLLVLNTLLWCWPLLALALLKLLPLPASRAWSRRLMGHVAECWADGNRAWMELLGDIRWQVEGLEDVRVRGSCLVICNHQSWVDIFVLQRHLNRRLPLLRFFLKQELIWIPLFGLCCWALDFPFMKRHSRAYLERHPEQRGADLATTRQACARLRGIPVALFNFLEGTRFTEAKHEQQQSPYRHLLRPRAGGIALAIDAMGEQLGALVDVTIHYPDGRPRFRDLLCGRLQRVVVHFAEREIPAQFLGRSYAEDETYRLQFQQWVNGLWSDKDARLERLQQQWPPRGPGHARGRARVSG encoded by the coding sequence ATGCTCCGACTCCTGCCCGCGCCGCTGCGCGGCCTCCTCTCCGGCCTGCTGCTGGTGCTCAACACCCTGCTGTGGTGCTGGCCGCTGCTGGCCCTGGCGCTGCTCAAGCTGCTGCCGCTGCCCGCCAGCCGGGCATGGAGCCGGCGCCTGATGGGGCACGTCGCCGAGTGCTGGGCCGACGGCAACCGGGCCTGGATGGAGCTGCTCGGCGACATCCGCTGGCAGGTCGAGGGCCTCGAGGACGTGCGGGTGCGCGGCTCCTGCCTGGTGATCTGCAACCACCAGAGCTGGGTGGACATCTTCGTCCTGCAGCGCCATCTCAACCGCCGCCTGCCGCTGCTGCGCTTCTTCCTCAAGCAGGAGCTGATCTGGATTCCGCTGTTCGGCCTGTGCTGCTGGGCGCTGGACTTCCCGTTCATGAAGCGCCACTCCAGGGCCTACCTGGAGCGCCACCCCGAGCAGCGCGGCGCCGACCTGGCGACCACGCGCCAGGCCTGCGCGCGCCTGCGCGGCATTCCGGTGGCGCTGTTCAACTTTCTCGAAGGCACGCGCTTCACCGAGGCCAAGCACGAGCAGCAGCAGTCGCCCTACCGCCACCTGCTCAGGCCGCGCGCCGGCGGCATCGCCCTGGCCATCGACGCCATGGGCGAGCAGCTCGGGGCACTGGTCGACGTGACCATCCACTACCCGGACGGCCGGCCGCGCTTTCGCGACCTGCTGTGCGGACGCCTGCAGCGGGTGGTGGTGCATTTCGCGGAGCGTGAGATTCCCGCGCAGTTCCTCGGCCGCAGCTACGCCGAGGACGAGACCTACCGCCTGCAGTTCCAGCAGTGGGTCAACGGGCTGTGGAGCGACAAGGATGCCCGTCTGGAGCGCCTGCAGCAGCAGTGGCCACCGCGCGGGCCGGGGCACGCGCGCGGCCGGGCCAGGGTCAGCGGCTGA
- a CDS encoding NahK/ErcS family hybrid sensor histidine kinase/response regulator: MAKPSDARPNVADLLGLGSHSARKSYYPELSARLDELERERNRYKWLFEHAVHGIFQASLHDGIRAANPALAHMLGYDDPQQVLWSQRDLAEQLFVGGAAELARIGAVLREGKGLFGYETRLRRRDGSHIDVLMNLLLKPDAEGLVEGFVADITERKQAQLRQQQLNVELEQRVAARTAELLEANRHLQQEIRERERIQCELREARDAAEAANQSKDKYLAAASHDLLQPLNAARLLIATLRERRLPDSEANLVERTHQALEGAEDLLADLLDIARLDSRAIRPDLAVYRLDELLAPLASEFQPVAEAAGLGLRVRIPRLAVRTDFRLLTRILRNFLSNACRYTGQGRVLLGCRRRGAHLLIQVADTGRGIPADKLEEIFLEFNQLDAGRAAERKGVGLGLAIVERIARMLDYRIAVRSQPGRGSLFSIEVPLADYVAPAPLARPQESLGDPLPGRRVLVVDNEPDIQQSMQALLAQWGCEVRLAGGLAEARAQLQGWDAELLLVDYHLDQGANGCELIASLREETARLLPAVMITAERSEQCRRQLHEQGIPLLNKPVKPGKLRAALSQFLS, from the coding sequence ATGGCGAAGCCCTCTGACGCGCGGCCCAACGTCGCCGACCTGCTCGGCCTCGGCAGCCACTCGGCGCGCAAGAGCTACTACCCGGAGCTGTCGGCGCGCCTCGACGAGCTGGAGCGCGAGCGCAACCGCTACAAGTGGCTGTTCGAGCACGCCGTGCACGGCATCTTCCAGGCCAGCCTGCACGACGGCATCCGCGCCGCCAACCCGGCGCTGGCGCACATGCTCGGCTACGACGATCCGCAGCAGGTGCTGTGGTCGCAGCGCGACCTGGCCGAGCAGCTGTTCGTCGGCGGCGCCGCCGAGCTGGCGCGCATCGGCGCGGTACTACGCGAGGGCAAGGGCCTGTTCGGCTACGAAACCCGCTTGCGCCGGCGCGACGGCAGCCATATCGACGTGCTGATGAACCTGCTGCTCAAGCCCGATGCGGAAGGGCTGGTCGAGGGCTTCGTCGCCGACATCACCGAGCGCAAGCAGGCCCAGCTGCGCCAGCAGCAGCTCAACGTCGAGCTGGAGCAGCGCGTCGCCGCGCGCACCGCCGAGCTGCTCGAGGCCAACCGCCACCTGCAGCAGGAGATCCGCGAGCGCGAGCGCATCCAGTGCGAGCTGCGCGAGGCGCGCGACGCCGCCGAGGCGGCCAACCAGAGCAAGGACAAGTACCTGGCGGCGGCCAGCCACGACCTGCTGCAGCCGCTCAACGCCGCGCGCCTGCTGATCGCCACCCTGCGCGAGCGGCGCCTGCCGGACAGCGAGGCCAACCTGGTGGAGCGCACCCACCAGGCTCTGGAGGGCGCCGAGGACCTGCTCGCCGACCTGCTCGACATCGCCCGTCTGGACAGCCGGGCGATCCGTCCGGACCTCGCCGTGTACCGTCTCGACGAGCTGCTGGCGCCGCTGGCCTCGGAATTCCAGCCGGTGGCGGAGGCCGCCGGCCTGGGCCTGCGCGTGCGCATCCCGCGGCTGGCGGTGCGCACCGACTTCCGCCTGCTCACCCGCATCCTGCGCAACTTCCTCAGCAACGCCTGCCGCTACACCGGCCAGGGTCGCGTGCTGCTCGGCTGCCGCCGGCGCGGCGCGCACCTGCTGATCCAGGTCGCCGACACCGGCCGCGGCATCCCGGCCGACAAGCTCGAGGAGATCTTCCTCGAGTTCAACCAGCTCGATGCTGGCCGCGCCGCCGAGCGCAAGGGCGTCGGCCTGGGTCTGGCCATCGTCGAGCGCATCGCACGCATGCTCGACTACCGCATCGCCGTGCGCTCGCAGCCGGGGCGCGGCTCGCTGTTCAGCATCGAGGTGCCGCTGGCCGACTACGTGGCGCCGGCACCGCTGGCGCGCCCGCAGGAGAGCCTCGGCGATCCGCTGCCGGGGCGCCGCGTGCTGGTGGTCGACAACGAGCCGGACATCCAGCAGAGCATGCAGGCGCTGCTCGCCCAGTGGGGCTGCGAGGTGCGCCTGGCCGGCGGCCTGGCGGAGGCGCGCGCGCAGCTGCAGGGCTGGGATGCCGAGCTGCTGCTGGTGGACTACCACCTCGATCAGGGTGCCAACGGCTGCGAACTGATCGCCAGTCTGCGCGAGGAGACGGCGCGGCTGTTGCCGGCGGTGATGATCACCGCCGAGCGCAGCGAACAGTGCCGCCGCCAGTTGCACGAGCAGGGCATCCCGCTGCTCAACAAGCCGGTCAAGCCGGGCAAGCTGCGCGCTGCGCTGAGCCAGTTCCTCTCCTGA
- the folE gene encoding GTP cyclohydrolase I FolE, which yields MSDQLSQLTQHYHEILVGLGENPEREGLRDTPKRAAKAMQYLCRGYEQSLEEIVNGALFASDNDEMVIVRDIELYSLCEHHLLPFIGKAHVAYIPTGKVLGLSKVARIVDMFARRLQIQENLTRQIAEAVQQVTNAAGVAVVIEAQHMCMMMRGVEKQNSVMSSSVMLGAFRQSTNTRQEFLQLIGRSK from the coding sequence ATGAGCGATCAACTGTCGCAACTCACCCAGCACTACCATGAGATTCTCGTCGGCCTCGGCGAGAACCCCGAGCGCGAAGGCCTGCGCGACACGCCCAAGCGCGCCGCCAAGGCCATGCAGTACCTGTGCCGCGGCTACGAGCAGTCGCTGGAGGAGATCGTCAACGGCGCGCTGTTCGCCTCCGACAACGACGAGATGGTGATCGTCCGCGACATCGAGCTGTACTCGCTGTGCGAACACCACCTGCTGCCGTTCATCGGCAAGGCCCACGTCGCCTACATCCCCACCGGCAAGGTGCTCGGCCTGTCCAAGGTGGCGCGCATCGTCGACATGTTCGCCCGCCGCCTGCAGATCCAGGAAAACCTCACCCGGCAGATCGCCGAGGCGGTCCAGCAGGTGACCAACGCCGCCGGCGTGGCCGTGGTGATCGAGGCCCAGCACATGTGCATGATGATGCGCGGCGTGGAGAAGCAGAACTCGGTGATGTCCTCCTCGGTGATGCTCGGCGCCTTCCGCCAGTCGACCAACACCCGCCAGGAATTCCTCCAGCTGATCGGACGGAGCAAGTAG
- a CDS encoding flavodoxin domain-containing protein, producing the protein MLQLAIVSGSAFGTAEEVARHAEQFLQDAGIEARHLPRVALEELLALDPQALLVVTSTTGMGEVPDNLQGLLDEIEAWQPDWRGRPVAVIGLGDTAYGEQFCAGALQAHMLLLRLGMRDLQSQLQLDASETVTPAEDAEPWLARLAANLG; encoded by the coding sequence ATGCTCCAGCTCGCCATCGTTTCCGGTTCCGCCTTCGGCACCGCCGAGGAGGTCGCCCGCCATGCCGAGCAGTTCCTGCAGGACGCCGGCATCGAAGCCCGCCACCTGCCGCGCGTCGCCCTCGAGGAGCTGCTGGCCCTGGACCCGCAGGCGCTGCTGGTGGTGACCTCGACCACCGGCATGGGCGAGGTGCCGGACAACCTGCAGGGGCTGCTCGACGAGATCGAGGCCTGGCAGCCCGACTGGCGCGGCCGGCCCGTGGCGGTGATCGGCCTGGGCGATACCGCCTATGGCGAGCAGTTCTGCGCCGGCGCGCTGCAGGCGCACATGCTGCTGCTGCGCCTGGGCATGCGCGATCTGCAGTCGCAGCTGCAGCTGGACGCCAGCGAGACGGTGACCCCGGCCGAGGACGCCGAGCCCTGGCTGGCGCGCCTGGCCGCCAACCTGGGCTGA
- a CDS encoding HopJ type III effector protein produces the protein MTALNDFRAALCRDDHPFADTLAFIAAHYDYQPQAFVNGSTASAAGQNEGSCKLLGLALLEDLSDEETLLAFGEHYRSVLATPAGSDHANIRALQASGLAGVRFAELPLKRKA, from the coding sequence ATGACCGCACTGAACGACTTCCGCGCCGCCCTGTGCCGCGACGACCATCCCTTCGCCGACACCCTGGCGTTCATCGCCGCGCACTACGACTACCAGCCGCAGGCCTTCGTCAACGGCAGCACCGCAAGCGCCGCCGGGCAGAACGAGGGCTCCTGCAAGCTGCTCGGCCTCGCCCTGCTCGAGGACCTGAGCGACGAGGAGACCCTGCTGGCCTTCGGCGAGCACTACCGCAGCGTGCTGGCCACCCCCGCGGGCAGCGACCACGCCAACATCCGCGCCCTGCAGGCCAGTGGCCTGGCCGGCGTGCGCTTCGCCGAGCTGCCGCTCAAGCGCAAGGCCTGA
- the folM gene encoding dihydromonapterin reductase, producing MSQSPAPILITGASQRVGLHCALRLLDDGQPLIVSYRSERPALDDLRRRGALTLPADFSSEPGILAFIELLQRHTDRLRAIVHNASDWLREEPGHEAEAFARMVSVHMLAPYLINLRCRALLERSETADIVHITDDVARRGSANRVAYCASKAGLENLTLSFAAQFAPRIKVNAIAPALVMFNDHDDASYREKTLAKSALGIEPGPEVIYQSLRYLLDNPYVTGTSLCVNGGRHLK from the coding sequence ATGAGCCAGTCACCCGCCCCCATCCTGATCACCGGCGCCAGCCAGCGAGTCGGGCTGCACTGCGCCCTGCGCCTGCTCGACGATGGCCAGCCGCTGATCGTCAGCTACCGCAGCGAGCGGCCGGCGCTGGACGATCTGCGCCGGCGCGGGGCGCTGACCCTGCCGGCCGACTTCTCCAGCGAGCCCGGCATCCTCGCCTTCATCGAGCTGCTGCAGCGGCACACCGACCGCCTGCGCGCCATCGTGCACAACGCCTCGGACTGGCTGCGCGAGGAGCCGGGCCACGAGGCCGAGGCCTTCGCGCGCATGGTCAGCGTGCACATGCTGGCGCCCTACCTGATCAACCTGCGCTGCCGCGCCCTGCTCGAACGCAGCGAGACGGCCGACATCGTGCACATCACCGACGACGTCGCCCGCCGCGGCAGCGCCAACCGGGTCGCCTACTGCGCCAGCAAGGCCGGCCTGGAGAACCTGACCCTGTCGTTCGCCGCGCAGTTCGCCCCGCGGATCAAGGTCAACGCCATCGCCCCGGCGCTGGTGATGTTCAACGACCACGACGACGCGAGCTACCGCGAGAAAACCCTGGCCAAGTCGGCCCTCGGCATCGAGCCGGGGCCGGAGGTCATCTACCAGAGCCTGCGCTATCTTCTGGACAACCCCTACGTCACCGGCACCAGCCTGTGCGTCAACGGCGGCCGCCACCTGAAATGA
- a CDS encoding peptidylprolyl isomerase has translation MQIAANKAVSIDYTLTNEGGEVIDSSVGGAPLVYLHGAGNIIVGLEKALEGKQAGDELEVTIEPEEAYGDYSVELVAVLNRAMFEGVDELEVGMQFHASAPNGGMQIVTIRDIEGDDVTVDGNHPLAGQRLNFKVKVVEVRDAQPEEIAHGHIHGEGGHHH, from the coding sequence ATGCAGATCGCGGCCAACAAGGCGGTATCCATCGACTACACCCTGACCAACGAAGGCGGTGAAGTCATCGACAGTTCCGTCGGCGGCGCGCCGCTGGTCTACCTGCATGGCGCCGGCAACATCATCGTCGGTCTGGAGAAGGCCCTCGAGGGCAAGCAGGCCGGCGACGAGCTGGAAGTGACCATCGAGCCGGAAGAAGCCTACGGCGACTACAGCGTCGAGCTGGTGGCCGTGCTCAACCGCGCCATGTTCGAAGGCGTCGACGAGCTGGAAGTCGGCATGCAGTTCCACGCCTCCGCGCCGAACGGCGGCATGCAGATCGTCACCATCCGCGACATCGAAGGCGACGATGTCACCGTCGACGGCAACCACCCGCTGGCCGGCCAGCGCCTGAACTTCAAGGTCAAGGTGGTCGAGGTGCGCGACGCCCAGCCCGAGGAAATCGCCCACGGTCACATTCACGGCGAAGGCGGTCATCACCACTGA
- the folX gene encoding dihydroneopterin triphosphate 2'-epimerase, producing the protein MPRLEPGMARIRVKDLRLRTFIGIKEEEILNKQDVLINLTILYPARDAVQGNDIDQALNYRTITKAIIRHVEENRFALLERLTQEILDLVMAHPAVRYAEVEVDKPHALRFAESVSITLAGHR; encoded by the coding sequence ATGCCTCGACTGGAACCCGGCATGGCGCGCATCCGCGTCAAGGACCTGCGCCTGCGCACCTTCATCGGCATCAAGGAGGAGGAGATCCTCAACAAGCAGGACGTGCTGATCAACCTGACCATCCTCTACCCGGCCCGCGACGCCGTGCAGGGCAACGACATCGACCAGGCGCTGAACTACCGCACCATCACCAAGGCGATCATCCGCCACGTCGAGGAGAACCGCTTCGCCCTGCTCGAGCGGCTGACCCAGGAGATCCTCGACCTGGTCATGGCTCACCCGGCGGTGCGCTACGCCGAGGTCGAGGTGGACAAGCCGCATGCCCTGCGCTTCGCCGAGTCGGTGTCGATCACCCTCGCCGGCCATCGCTGA
- a CDS encoding Leu/Phe/Val dehydrogenase, which translates to MFAIMENARLEELHLASDPATGLQAIVAIHNTHLGPALGGCRYLGYADVDSAVRDAARLARGMSYKAALAGLAQGGGKAVIIRPPHVADRAALFEAFGRFIDKLGGRYITAVDSGTSGVDMDCIARHTPHVTSTTAGGDPSPHTALGVFAGIRATARARLGSDSLEGLTVAVQGLGHVGFALAEHLAAAGARLIVSDIDEGRLALAVEQLGAQPVAADALLGVPCDILAPCGLGGAINAQSIAKLRCAAVAGAANNQLDSPEMGDELTARGILYAPDYVINSGGLIFVALQHQGRSPAEITAHLAQIGHRLEEIYAEAQAERRSPARVADSLAERLIYGS; encoded by the coding sequence ATGTTCGCGATCATGGAAAACGCGCGTCTCGAGGAACTGCACCTGGCCAGCGACCCGGCGACGGGTCTGCAGGCGATCGTCGCCATCCACAACACCCACCTCGGTCCGGCCCTCGGCGGCTGCCGCTATCTCGGCTATGCCGATGTGGACAGCGCCGTGCGCGATGCCGCGCGGCTGGCCCGCGGCATGAGCTACAAGGCCGCGCTGGCGGGCCTCGCGCAGGGCGGCGGCAAGGCGGTGATCATCCGCCCGCCGCACGTCGCCGACCGCGCCGCGCTGTTCGAGGCTTTCGGCCGCTTCATCGACAAGCTCGGCGGCCGCTACATCACCGCCGTCGACAGCGGCACCTCGGGCGTCGACATGGACTGCATCGCCCGCCACACCCCGCACGTCACCAGCACCACCGCCGGCGGCGATCCCTCGCCGCACACCGCGCTCGGCGTGTTCGCCGGCATCCGTGCCACCGCCAGGGCGCGCCTGGGCAGCGATTCGCTGGAGGGCCTGACCGTCGCCGTGCAGGGCCTCGGCCACGTCGGCTTCGCCCTCGCCGAGCACCTGGCCGCGGCCGGGGCGCGGCTGATCGTCAGCGACATCGACGAGGGACGCCTGGCGCTGGCGGTCGAGCAGCTCGGCGCGCAGCCGGTGGCCGCCGACGCCCTGCTCGGCGTGCCCTGCGACATCCTCGCGCCCTGCGGCCTGGGCGGGGCGATCAATGCGCAGAGCATCGCCAAGCTGCGTTGCGCCGCGGTGGCCGGGGCGGCCAACAACCAGCTGGACAGCCCGGAGATGGGCGACGAGCTGACCGCGCGTGGCATCCTCTACGCCCCCGACTACGTGATCAACTCCGGCGGGCTGATCTTCGTCGCCCTGCAGCACCAGGGGCGCAGCCCGGCGGAAATCACCGCCCACCTGGCGCAGATCGGCCACCGCCTGGAGGAGATCTACGCCGAGGCGCAGGCCGAGCGACGCTCGCCGGCGCGGGTCGCCGACAGCCTGGCCGAACGGCTGATCTACGGTTCCTGA
- a CDS encoding DUF1244 domain-containing protein, whose amino-acid sequence MTEQQRLELEAAAFRRLLKHLGERSDVQNIELMNLAGFCRNCLGKWYKAAADERGIELSAEDARDAIYGMPYAEWKARYQQEATPQQLAAFEQASKK is encoded by the coding sequence ATGACCGAACAACAGCGCCTCGAACTGGAAGCCGCCGCCTTCCGCCGCCTGCTCAAGCACCTGGGCGAGCGCAGCGACGTGCAGAACATCGAGCTGATGAACCTGGCCGGCTTCTGCCGCAACTGCCTGGGCAAGTGGTACAAGGCCGCCGCCGACGAGCGCGGCATCGAGCTGTCCGCCGAGGACGCGCGCGACGCCATCTACGGCATGCCCTACGCCGAGTGGAAGGCCCGGTACCAGCAAGAGGCCACGCCGCAGCAGCTGGCCGCCTTCGAACAAGCGAGCAAGAAATGA
- a CDS encoding extracellular solute-binding protein, which produces MLKRMLLTVSLGLGAGLVHAQEVLRVHGWEGRLAPSVIEAFEKQSGIKVEYSTAASAEDVLNDGGQSYDVVFPAHFHLPALIDAQRLQPLDPARLPNLKEVDPDLLAMLSGFDGKSRHAVPYLWGTVGLALNVSKVVDTLGAMPEDTWGLLFDAQNSDRLKQCGIGMLDAREETLSLLLNYKGRALGRSGPRQIQQAGAELAALRGKAASFGNNSYVEQLASGKLCMAMAWSGHVLKAADAGAPLRFVMPREGALMFIDTMAIPRNAGNVAAAHRFIDYLASAEANTLNARDTLFYPVTRIDAPAMTKLAGERLELVVTGDQRRSFYYLEALSAKQKSAVDASWAQVSR; this is translated from the coding sequence ATGTTGAAGCGGATGCTGTTGACCGTGAGCCTCGGCCTGGGGGCGGGTCTGGTGCATGCACAGGAGGTGCTCAGGGTGCATGGCTGGGAAGGACGCCTGGCCCCCAGCGTGATCGAGGCGTTCGAGAAGCAGAGCGGGATCAAGGTGGAGTACTCCACCGCCGCTTCGGCCGAGGACGTGCTGAACGATGGCGGCCAGAGCTACGACGTGGTGTTCCCGGCGCATTTCCACCTGCCGGCGCTGATCGACGCGCAGCGCCTGCAGCCGCTGGATCCGGCCAGGCTGCCCAACCTGAAGGAGGTCGATCCCGACCTGCTGGCCATGCTCAGCGGCTTCGACGGCAAGTCCCGCCACGCCGTGCCCTACCTGTGGGGCACCGTCGGCCTGGCGCTGAACGTCTCCAAGGTGGTCGACACCCTGGGTGCCATGCCCGAGGACACCTGGGGCCTGCTGTTCGATGCGCAGAACAGCGATCGCCTGAAGCAGTGCGGCATCGGCATGCTCGATGCGCGCGAGGAAACCCTGTCGCTGCTGCTCAACTACAAGGGCCGCGCCCTGGGCCGCAGCGGTCCGCGGCAGATCCAGCAGGCCGGTGCGGAGCTGGCGGCGCTGCGCGGCAAGGCCGCCAGCTTCGGCAACAACTCCTACGTCGAGCAACTGGCCAGCGGCAAGCTGTGCATGGCCATGGCCTGGAGCGGCCACGTGCTCAAGGCGGCCGACGCCGGCGCGCCGCTGCGCTTCGTCATGCCGCGCGAGGGTGCGCTGATGTTCATCGATACCATGGCGATTCCGCGCAACGCCGGCAACGTCGCCGCGGCACATCGCTTCATCGACTACCTGGCCAGTGCCGAGGCCAACACCCTCAACGCCCGCGACACCCTGTTCTACCCGGTGACCCGCATCGACGCACCGGCGATGACCAAGCTGGCCGGCGAGCGCCTGGAGCTGGTGGTCACCGGCGACCAGCGCCGCAGCTTCTACTACCTGGAGGCGCTGAGCGCCAAGCAGAAGAGCGCGGTGGACGCCTCCTGGGCCCAGGTCAGCCGCTGA
- a CDS encoding glutathione peroxidase, producing MSLFHDLTLKALDGGDLPLAPLKGKVVLVVNVASKCGLTPQYAGLEHLHQQYRERGFSVLGLPCNQFAGQEPGSEAQIREFCTLNYGVSFPMSARIEVNGPGRHPLYLLLAGEGAEFPGDITWNFEKFLVGPDGRVLERFSPRIAPEDPQVIQAIEKALAGVAA from the coding sequence ATGAGCCTTTTCCACGATCTGACCCTCAAGGCCCTGGACGGCGGCGACCTGCCGCTGGCCCCGCTCAAGGGCAAGGTGGTGCTGGTGGTCAACGTCGCCTCGAAGTGTGGTCTGACCCCGCAGTACGCCGGCCTGGAGCATCTCCACCAGCAATACCGCGAGCGCGGCTTCAGCGTGCTCGGCCTGCCGTGCAACCAGTTCGCCGGCCAGGAGCCGGGCAGCGAGGCGCAGATCCGCGAGTTCTGCACGCTGAACTACGGCGTCAGCTTCCCGATGAGCGCCAGGATCGAGGTCAACGGTCCCGGCCGTCATCCGCTGTACCTGCTGCTGGCCGGCGAGGGCGCGGAGTTCCCCGGCGACATCACCTGGAACTTCGAGAAATTCCTGGTCGGCCCGGACGGCCGCGTGCTGGAGCGCTTCTCGCCGCGCATCGCCCCCGAGGATCCGCAGGTGATCCAGGCGATCGAGAAGGCGCTGGCCGGCGTGGCGGCCTGA
- the ercA gene encoding alcohol dehydrogenase-like regulatory protein ErcA — MSLSPLRKFVSPEIIFGAGSRHSVGNYAATFGARKVLVVSDPGVLAAGWVTDVQASLDQQGIAHVLFTGVSPNPRVEEVMAGAELYRASGCDVIVAVGGGSPMDCAKAIGIVAAHGRSILEFEGVDTIRVPSPPLILIPTTAGTSADVSQFVIISNQVERMKFSIVSKAVVPDVSLIDPETTLSMDPFLSACTGIDALVHAIEAFVSTGAGPLTDPHALEAMRLIGGNLVAMIADPNDIALREKIMLGSMQAGLAFSNAILGAVHAMSHSLGGFLDLPHGLCNAALVEHVVAFNFDAAPERFRLVAETLGIDCRGLTPPQVRARLVEHLIAFKQAVGFEETLRRHGVGSSDIPFLSRHAMRDPCILTNPRQSTQRDVEVVYGEAL; from the coding sequence ATGTCCCTCTCGCCGCTCCGCAAGTTCGTCAGCCCGGAAATCATCTTCGGCGCCGGTTCCCGCCATTCGGTCGGCAACTACGCCGCGACCTTCGGCGCCCGCAAGGTGCTGGTGGTGTCCGACCCCGGCGTGCTGGCGGCCGGCTGGGTCACCGACGTGCAGGCCAGTCTCGACCAGCAGGGCATCGCCCACGTGCTGTTCACCGGCGTGTCGCCCAACCCGCGGGTGGAGGAGGTGATGGCCGGCGCCGAGCTGTACCGCGCCAGCGGCTGCGACGTGATAGTCGCGGTGGGCGGCGGCAGCCCGATGGACTGCGCCAAGGCCATCGGCATCGTCGCCGCGCACGGGCGCAGCATCCTCGAGTTCGAGGGCGTCGACACCATCCGTGTGCCCAGCCCGCCGCTGATCCTGATCCCGACCACCGCCGGCACCTCGGCCGACGTGTCGCAGTTCGTGATCATCTCCAACCAGGTCGAGCGGATGAAGTTCTCCATCGTCAGCAAGGCGGTGGTGCCCGACGTGTCGCTGATCGACCCGGAAACCACGCTGAGCATGGATCCGTTCCTCTCCGCCTGCACCGGCATCGACGCCCTGGTGCACGCCATCGAGGCGTTCGTCTCCACCGGCGCCGGCCCGCTCACCGACCCCCACGCGCTGGAGGCCATGCGGCTGATCGGCGGCAACCTGGTGGCGATGATCGCCGATCCCAACGATATCGCCCTGCGCGAGAAGATCATGCTCGGCAGCATGCAGGCCGGCCTGGCCTTCTCCAATGCCATCCTCGGCGCGGTGCACGCCATGAGCCACAGCCTCGGCGGTTTCCTCGACCTGCCGCACGGCCTGTGCAACGCGGCGCTGGTCGAGCACGTGGTGGCGTTCAACTTCGATGCCGCGCCTGAGCGCTTCCGCCTGGTCGCCGAGACCCTCGGCATCGACTGCCGCGGGCTGACCCCACCGCAGGTGCGCGCGCGGCTGGTCGAGCACCTGATCGCCTTCAAGCAGGCGGTCGGTTTCGAGGAGACCCTGCGCCGCCACGGCGTCGGCAGCTCGGACATCCCCTTCCTGTCGCGCCACGCCATGCGCGACCCGTGCATCCTGACCAACCCCAGGCAGTCGACCCAGCGCGACGTCGAGGTGGTGTATGGCGAAGCCCTCTGA